One window of Pseudomonas sp. FP198 genomic DNA carries:
- a CDS encoding acetyl-CoA C-acetyltransferase, with product MQEVVIVAATRTAIGSFQGSLAAIPAPELGAAVIRRLLEQTGLSGEQVDEVILGQVLTAGSGQNPARQASILAGLPHAVPALTLNKVCGSGLKALHLGAQAIRCGDAEVIIAGGMENMSLAPYVLPAARTGLRMGHAKMIDSMITDGLWDAFNDYHMGITAENLVDKYGISREAQDAFAAASQQKAVAAIEGGRFADEITPILIPQRKGDPVAFATDEQPRAGTTAESLGKLKPAFKKDGSVTAGNASSLNDGAAAVILMSAEKAQALGLPVLAKISAYANAGVDPAIMGIGPVSATRRCLDKAGWSLDQLDLIEANEAFAAQSLAVAKELQWDMDKVNVNGGAIALGHPIGASGCRVLVTLLHEMIKRDARKGLATLCIGGGQGVALALERA from the coding sequence ATGCAAGAAGTCGTGATTGTCGCCGCTACCCGTACCGCCATCGGCAGCTTCCAGGGTTCGCTGGCTGCCATTCCCGCGCCGGAACTTGGCGCCGCGGTGATCCGTCGTCTGCTGGAACAGACCGGCCTGTCCGGCGAGCAGGTCGATGAAGTGATCCTCGGCCAGGTATTGACCGCAGGTTCCGGACAGAACCCGGCGCGCCAGGCGTCGATCCTTGCCGGCCTGCCCCATGCCGTGCCAGCACTGACCCTGAACAAGGTCTGCGGCTCGGGTCTCAAGGCGCTGCACCTGGGCGCCCAGGCGATTCGCTGCGGCGATGCCGAAGTCATCATCGCCGGCGGCATGGAGAACATGAGCCTGGCCCCGTATGTGTTGCCAGCGGCCCGCACCGGTTTGCGCATGGGTCACGCGAAGATGATCGACAGCATGATCACCGACGGCCTGTGGGACGCGTTCAACGATTACCACATGGGCATCACCGCCGAGAACCTGGTGGACAAATACGGCATCAGCCGCGAGGCGCAGGATGCTTTCGCCGCGGCGTCCCAACAGAAAGCCGTCGCCGCCATCGAAGGCGGGCGTTTCGCCGATGAGATCACGCCGATCCTGATTCCCCAGCGCAAGGGCGATCCGGTGGCCTTTGCTACTGACGAACAGCCCCGCGCCGGTACTACCGCTGAATCCTTGGGCAAGCTCAAGCCGGCCTTCAAGAAAGACGGCAGCGTCACCGCGGGCAATGCGTCCTCGCTGAACGATGGCGCCGCCGCCGTGATCCTGATGAGCGCGGAAAAAGCCCAGGCGCTGGGCTTGCCGGTATTGGCGAAAATCAGTGCCTACGCCAACGCCGGTGTCGACCCGGCCATCATGGGCATCGGCCCGGTTTCGGCCACCCGCCGCTGCCTGGACAAGGCCGGCTGGTCGCTGGATCAACTTGACCTGATCGAAGCCAACGAAGCCTTCGCCGCCCAATCCCTGGCCGTCGCCAAGGAACTGCAATGGGACATGGACAAGGTCAACGTCAACGGCGGCGCCATCGCCCTGGGCCACCCGATCGGGGCATCGGGGTGCCGGGTGCTGGTGACGCTGTTGCATGAAATGATCAAGCGCGACGCCAGGAAAGGCCTCGCGACACTGTGCATCGGCGGCGGCCAGGGCGTGGCTCTCGCGCTGGAACGGGCGTAA
- a CDS encoding CoA transferase subunit B — MALSREQMAQRVAREMQDGYYVNLGIGIPTLVANYIPEGMEVMLQSENGLLGMGAFPTEAEVDADMINAGKQTVTARIGASIFSSAESFAMIRGGHIDLTVLGAFEVDVEGNIASWMIPGKLVKGMGGAMDLVAGAENIIVTMTHASKDGESKLLPRCSLPLTGAGCIKRVLTDLAYLEIQDGAFILKERAPGVSVEEIVAKTAGKLIVPDHVPEMQFAAQ; from the coding sequence ATGGCACTTTCCCGCGAACAAATGGCTCAGCGCGTCGCCCGCGAAATGCAGGACGGCTACTACGTGAACCTCGGCATCGGCATCCCGACCCTGGTCGCCAACTACATTCCCGAAGGCATGGAAGTCATGCTGCAATCGGAAAACGGCTTGCTCGGCATGGGCGCATTCCCCACCGAAGCCGAAGTCGACGCGGACATGATCAACGCCGGCAAACAGACGGTCACCGCGCGCATCGGCGCTTCGATCTTTTCTTCGGCCGAATCCTTCGCCATGATCCGTGGCGGCCACATCGACCTGACCGTGCTCGGCGCGTTCGAAGTCGACGTCGAGGGCAACATCGCGTCGTGGATGATTCCCGGCAAGCTGGTCAAGGGCATGGGCGGCGCGATGGACCTGGTGGCCGGTGCCGAGAACATCATCGTCACCATGACTCATGCGTCCAAGGACGGTGAGTCGAAACTGCTGCCGCGCTGCAGCCTGCCGCTGACCGGCGCCGGTTGCATCAAGCGCGTGCTGACCGACCTCGCCTACCTGGAAATCCAGGACGGCGCCTTTATTCTCAAGGAACGTGCCCCAGGCGTCAGCGTCGAGGAAATCGTCGCCAAGACCGCCGGCAAGCTGATCGTGCCGGACCACGTACCTGAAATGCAGTTCGCTGCCCAGTGA